One part of the Fusobacterium pseudoperiodonticum genome encodes these proteins:
- a CDS encoding acyl-CoA dehydratase activase: protein MYYKIGIDVGSTTLKTVILNEKDEIIEKSYQRHFSKVREMTLEHFKSLKDLLNGKKFKLAITGSAGLGISKDYGIPFVQEVFSTAGAVKKCYPQTDIVIELGGEDAKILFLKGTIEERMNGTCAGGTGAFIDQMASLLDMEVSQLDKISFEHERIYPIASRCGVFAKTDVQPLLNQGAKKSDIAASIYQAVVEQTITGLAQGRPIKGTVIFLGGPLYFLKGLQERFVEVLKLSKEEAIFPELAPYFVALGSAYFADTTEDIFDYDEVVNLLSQKKEKKVEHLENPLFTSEEEFETFLKRHQKVTVPTRDITTYSGKAYLGLDSGSTTIKVVLLDEDENILYRYYSSSKGNPVSLFLEQLKKIRELCGDRIEIVSSTVTGYGEELMQVAFGVDIGIVETIAHYTAAKHFNPDVDFIIDIGGQDIKCFHIKDGAIDSIVLNEACSSGCGSFLETFAKSLGYSTQDFAKKAIFSKSPAELGSRCTVFMNSSVKQAQKDGAEVEDISAGLARSVVKNAIFKVIRARDINDLGENIVVQGGTFLNNAVLRSFEQELGREVLRPEISELMGAYGAALYGKKVQKEKSKLLNLEELENFQHNSSPGMCKLCTNHCQLTINTFTNGQKFISGNKCERGAGKKLQSDLPNMVAYKNQLFNSIPLKAGGRAKIGLPRALNIYEMLPFWAELFRSLDCDVVLSRVSNRNLYMKGQNTIPSDTVCYPAKLVHGHIIDLLEKNVDAIFYPCMSYTFDEGISDNCYNCPVVAYYPELIQANISEVEKTNFLYPHLGIENHKLFAEQMYEEFKNIIPKLTKKEMEQATEKAFKTYYEYRETVRQEGSKVLKFAEENNYPVIILASRPYHIDPEINHGLDRLLNSLQFVIVTEDALYPVEGKLTTKTLNQWGYHARMYNAAKYVSQHKNMELVHLVSFGCGIDAITTDEVQDILRSKNKLYTQLKIDEVSNLGAAKIRLRSLQATMKEREM, encoded by the coding sequence TTGTATTACAAGATTGGAATTGATGTCGGGTCAACAACATTAAAAACCGTTATTTTAAATGAAAAAGATGAAATCATTGAAAAAAGTTATCAAAGGCATTTTTCTAAAGTAAGAGAAATGACATTAGAGCATTTTAAAAGTTTAAAAGATTTACTCAATGGAAAAAAATTTAAATTAGCTATTACAGGATCAGCAGGTCTTGGAATTTCTAAAGATTATGGAATTCCATTTGTACAAGAAGTATTTTCAACAGCTGGAGCAGTAAAGAAATGTTACCCTCAAACTGATATTGTCATTGAACTAGGAGGAGAAGATGCAAAGATCTTATTTCTAAAAGGTACTATAGAAGAACGTATGAATGGAACTTGTGCAGGTGGTACAGGAGCCTTTATTGATCAAATGGCTAGTCTTTTAGATATGGAAGTTTCTCAATTAGATAAAATTAGTTTTGAACACGAAAGAATTTATCCTATTGCATCTCGTTGTGGAGTTTTTGCTAAAACAGATGTACAACCTCTTCTAAATCAAGGAGCTAAAAAATCAGATATTGCAGCAAGTATTTATCAAGCTGTTGTAGAACAAACAATAACAGGTCTTGCTCAAGGAAGACCTATAAAAGGAACTGTTATCTTCTTAGGAGGGCCTCTTTATTTCTTAAAAGGATTGCAAGAGAGATTTGTTGAAGTTTTAAAACTTTCAAAAGAAGAAGCAATTTTCCCAGAACTAGCTCCTTATTTTGTAGCACTAGGAAGTGCATACTTTGCTGATACTACAGAAGATATATTTGATTATGATGAAGTAGTTAATCTACTATCTCAAAAGAAAGAAAAGAAAGTTGAGCATTTAGAAAATCCTTTGTTTACTTCAGAAGAAGAATTTGAAACTTTTTTAAAAAGACATCAGAAAGTGACTGTTCCTACTAGAGATATTACAACATACTCAGGAAAAGCTTATCTAGGACTAGATTCGGGTTCTACAACTATAAAAGTAGTTCTTTTAGATGAAGATGAAAACATTTTATATCGTTACTATTCATCTTCTAAAGGAAATCCTGTTTCTTTATTCTTAGAGCAGCTTAAAAAAATTAGAGAACTTTGTGGAGATAGAATAGAAATAGTATCTAGTACAGTAACTGGTTATGGTGAAGAATTAATGCAAGTTGCTTTTGGAGTTGATATTGGAATTGTAGAAACAATAGCTCACTATACAGCAGCTAAGCACTTTAATCCAGATGTAGATTTCATTATTGATATTGGTGGACAGGATATTAAATGTTTCCATATTAAAGATGGAGCAATTGATTCCATTGTTTTAAATGAAGCTTGTTCTTCAGGTTGTGGATCTTTTTTAGAAACATTTGCTAAGTCTTTAGGTTACAGTACACAAGATTTTGCTAAGAAGGCTATTTTTTCAAAATCTCCAGCTGAATTAGGTTCTCGTTGTACTGTCTTTATGAATTCTTCTGTTAAACAAGCTCAAAAAGATGGAGCAGAAGTAGAAGATATCTCAGCAGGACTTGCTAGAAGCGTTGTTAAGAATGCTATTTTTAAAGTAATTCGTGCTCGTGATATAAATGATTTAGGAGAAAATATTGTAGTACAAGGAGGAACTTTTTTAAATAATGCAGTCTTACGTTCTTTTGAACAAGAACTTGGAAGGGAAGTACTAAGACCTGAAATTTCTGAGCTAATGGGAGCTTATGGTGCTGCTTTATATGGTAAGAAAGTTCAAAAAGAAAAATCGAAATTATTAAATTTAGAAGAATTAGAAAACTTTCAACATAATTCTTCACCAGGAATGTGTAAATTATGTACCAACCACTGCCAATTAACAATCAATACTTTTACAAATGGACAAAAGTTTATCAGTGGAAATAAATGTGAAAGAGGTGCTGGAAAGAAATTACAAAGTGATCTACCTAATATGGTAGCTTATAAAAATCAGCTTTTTAATTCTATTCCATTAAAGGCTGGTGGAAGAGCAAAAATTGGATTACCAAGAGCTCTAAATATCTATGAAATGCTACCTTTCTGGGCAGAACTATTTCGTTCACTAGATTGTGATGTTGTTCTTTCAAGAGTATCAAATCGTAATCTTTATATGAAAGGGCAAAATACTATCCCATCAGATACTGTTTGTTACCCAGCCAAGTTAGTACATGGACATATTATAGATTTATTAGAAAAAAATGTAGATGCTATTTTCTATCCTTGTATGAGTTATACTTTTGATGAAGGAATTTCAGATAACTGCTATAACTGTCCTGTAGTAGCTTACTATCCTGAGCTAATACAGGCTAATATAAGTGAAGTAGAAAAAACTAACTTTTTATACCCACATTTAGGAATTGAAAATCATAAATTATTTGCAGAACAAATGTATGAGGAATTTAAAAATATTATTCCAAAGTTGACTAAAAAAGAAATGGAACAAGCTACAGAAAAAGCTTTTAAAACATATTATGAGTATAGAGAAACAGTTCGTCAAGAAGGTAGTAAAGTACTGAAATTTGCAGAAGAAAATAATTATCCTGTTATTATTTTGGCTTCTAGACCTTATCATATAGATCCAGAAATTAATCATGGATTAGATAGACTTTTAAATTCACTACAATTTGTGATTGTAACGGAAGATGCTTTATATCCTGTTGAAGGGAAATTAACTACAAAAACATTAAATCAATGGGGATATCATGCAAGAATGTATAATGCAGCAAAATATGTAAGTCAACATAAAAATATGGAGTTAGTTCATTTAGTTAGTTTTGGTTGTGGTATAGATGCCATTACAACAGATGAAGTTCAAGATATTTTACGTTCAAAAAATAAATTATATACACAATTAAAAATAGATGAAGTAAGTAACTTAGGTGCAGCAAAAATAAGACTAAGAAGCTTGCAAGCAACTATGAAAGAAAGAGAGATGTAG
- a CDS encoding pyridoxamine 5'-phosphate oxidase family protein has translation MAKLTDAIKDLILNPVKEGAWTAQLGWIATVREDGAPNLGPKRSCRIYDDATLVWNENTAGEIMKDIERGSKVAIAFANWDKLDGYRFVGTAEVHKEGKYYDEAVEWAKGKMGVPKAAVVFHIEEVYTLKSGPTAGTRID, from the coding sequence ATGGCTAAATTAACAGATGCTATAAAAGATTTAATATTAAATCCAGTAAAAGAAGGAGCTTGGACTGCTCAATTAGGTTGGATTGCAACAGTAAGAGAAGATGGAGCACCAAATCTTGGTCCAAAAAGATCTTGCCGTATATATGATGATGCAACTCTAGTATGGAATGAAAATACAGCTGGAGAAATAATGAAAGATATCGAAAGAGGATCAAAAGTTGCTATAGCTTTTGCTAACTGGGATAAATTAGATGGGTACCGTTTTGTAGGAACAGCTGAAGTTCATAAAGAAGGAAAATACTATGATGAAGCTGTTGAATGGGCAAAAGGAAAAATGGGTGTACCTAAAGCTGCAGTAGTATTCCACATTGAAGAAGTTTATACTTTAAAATCAGGACCAACTGCTGGAACAAGAATAGACTAA
- a CDS encoding PhnE/PtxC family ABC transporter permease, whose translation MKMTLDKFIKVHNTKTFLKILTIVIVLALFFFTLNLDFQDYIDGFSRLKGLVAGMMRIESEDKKIVLFKMFETIITAFASSFIGVLLAVLCSPFLATNISNKYLARFLTVCFSIFRTVPALVMAAILVSLIGIGSFTGFISLLIITFFSATKLLKEYLEEINPAKIQSFRSFGFSKFTFLRSCIYPFSKPYIISLFFLTLESSIRGASVLGMVGAGGIGEELWKNLSFLRYDKVSFIIVILLGFIFLTDTLSWFFRKKDNLIKITTSEGYKKSKFISNFVIIGVLILLVFSLNILYEDTNKISAPVFFERLFTFFKKFKNLDFTYSGKALLALWQSFLVAFFATVFAAPSAIIVSYFANSVTSNKIIAFLIKIFINFIRTFPPVIVAILFFSGFGPGLISGFFALYLYTTGVITKVYVDVLESVEVDYGLYGKSLGLRNFYIYLKLWLPSTYTNFVSIFLYRFESNMKNSSVLGMVGAGGIGQLLMNHIAFRNWEKVWVLLIFLIITIILIENLSEYIRNKVNK comes from the coding sequence ATGAAGATGACATTAGACAAGTTTATCAAAGTTCATAATACTAAGACTTTTTTGAAGATTTTAACTATAGTAATTGTTTTGGCTTTATTCTTTTTTACTTTAAATTTAGATTTTCAAGACTATATTGATGGTTTCTCTAGATTAAAAGGTCTTGTTGCTGGAATGATGAGAATAGAATCAGAGGATAAAAAAATCGTTTTATTTAAAATGTTTGAAACAATTATTACTGCTTTTGCTTCATCTTTTATAGGAGTTCTTTTAGCTGTGTTATGCTCTCCTTTTTTAGCAACAAATATATCTAATAAATATCTAGCTAGGTTTTTAACAGTATGTTTTTCTATCTTTAGAACTGTTCCTGCCTTAGTAATGGCTGCAATACTTGTTAGTCTTATAGGAATTGGAAGTTTTACAGGATTTATAAGTTTACTTATTATTACATTTTTTTCAGCTACCAAGCTTTTAAAGGAGTATTTAGAAGAAATAAATCCTGCTAAAATACAATCATTTAGAAGTTTTGGATTTTCAAAATTTACTTTTTTAAGATCTTGTATATATCCATTTTCTAAACCATATATTATTTCACTTTTCTTTTTAACTTTGGAATCTAGTATAAGAGGAGCAAGTGTTTTAGGTATGGTTGGAGCTGGAGGTATAGGAGAAGAACTTTGGAAAAATTTGAGTTTTCTTAGATATGATAAAGTTTCATTTATAATTGTAATCTTATTAGGTTTTATATTTTTAACAGATACTTTAAGTTGGTTCTTTAGAAAAAAAGATAATCTTATAAAAATTACTACTTCTGAGGGATACAAAAAGAGTAAATTTATTTCAAACTTTGTTATTATTGGAGTTTTAATTCTATTAGTTTTCTCATTAAATATCTTATATGAAGACACAAATAAAATATCAGCTCCAGTGTTCTTTGAAAGACTATTTACTTTTTTTAAAAAATTTAAAAATTTAGATTTTACTTACTCAGGAAAAGCTTTACTTGCGTTGTGGCAAAGCTTCTTAGTTGCTTTTTTTGCAACAGTTTTTGCTGCTCCAAGTGCAATAATTGTAAGTTATTTTGCAAACTCTGTTACTTCTAATAAAATAATTGCTTTTCTTATAAAAATCTTTATAAATTTTATAAGAACTTTTCCACCTGTGATAGTTGCTATATTATTCTTTAGTGGCTTTGGTCCAGGGCTTATAAGTGGTTTCTTTGCTTTATATCTCTACACAACTGGAGTTATAACAAAAGTTTATGTAGATGTTTTAGAAAGTGTTGAAGTTGATTATGGTTTATATGGTAAAAGTTTAGGTTTAAGAAACTTCTATATCTATTTAAAACTTTGGTTACCATCTACTTATACAAACTTTGTTTCTATATTCTTATATAGATTTGAATCTAATATGAAAAATTCAAGTGTACTAGGTATGGTTGGAGCTGGTGGTATAGGTCAATTGCTTATGAATCACATAGCTTTTAGAAATTGGGAAAAAGTATGGGTTCTTTTAATATTTTTAATAATTACTATAATTTTAATAGAAAATCTATCTGAATATATTAGAAATAAAGTTAATAAATAA
- the phnC gene encoding phosphonate ABC transporter ATP-binding protein, whose protein sequence is METIIEVKNLKKNYGDREILKDISFSIEKGEIISIIGESGAGKSTLMRCINGLEGINSGSIKFYDTDITKLKEKEKNSIKRQMAYVFQDLNIIDNMYVIENVLIPFLNRKNFIQVLLNRFSRAEYERALYCLEKVGIAKLAYTKAKYLSGGEKQRVAIARSIAPNVDLILADEPISSLDEKNSFQIMEIFKRINAKKNKTIILNLHNVEIAKKFSDKILALKNGEIFFFKKSSEVNEDDIRQVYQSS, encoded by the coding sequence GTGGAAACAATTATAGAAGTAAAAAATTTAAAAAAGAATTATGGCGACAGAGAAATTCTAAAAGACATATCATTTTCTATAGAAAAAGGAGAAATTATCTCTATAATAGGTGAAAGTGGTGCAGGAAAATCAACTTTAATGAGATGTATAAATGGTTTAGAAGGTATTAATTCTGGAAGTATAAAATTCTATGACACCGATATAACTAAACTAAAAGAAAAAGAAAAAAATTCAATAAAGAGGCAAATGGCTTATGTTTTCCAGGACCTAAATATAATAGATAATATGTATGTAATAGAAAATGTATTAATTCCTTTTTTGAATAGGAAAAATTTTATTCAAGTTCTTCTAAATAGATTTTCCAGAGCAGAATATGAAAGAGCTCTATATTGTTTAGAGAAAGTTGGAATAGCAAAATTAGCTTATACTAAAGCTAAATATTTATCAGGAGGAGAAAAACAAAGAGTTGCCATAGCTCGTTCTATTGCTCCTAATGTTGATTTAATCTTGGCTGATGAACCTATAAGTAGTTTAGATGAGAAGAATTCTTTTCAGATTATGGAAATTTTCAAAAGAATAAATGCTAAAAAGAATAAAACAATTATACTAAATTTACACAATGTTGAGATTGCAAAAAAGTTTTCAGATAAGATTTTAGCTTTAAAAAATGGAGAAATATTTTTCTTTAAAAAAAGTAGTGAGGTAAATGAAGATGACATTAGACAAGTTTATCAAAGTTCATAA
- a CDS encoding phosphate/phosphite/phosphonate ABC transporter substrate-binding protein, with amino-acid sequence MKLKKVWKLLALVSLIFLLISCGKKKEEKPLVMGLSPIANSEKLLEDAAPLYKMLGDDIGRPVEGYIATNYIGVVEALGTGTIDFALIPPFAYILANKKNGSEALLTSIGKNDEPGYYSVLLVRTDSGIEKVEDLKGKKVAFVDPSSTSGYIFPAVILMDHGIDIEQDVTYQFAGGHDKALQLLINGDVDAIGTYESAITKFAKEFPEVTEKVKVLEKSDLIPGITLTVSSKLDDATKQKIKDAFIKVTNSKEGQELTLKLFGIKGFEDAKVDNYKLIEDKLNKMGIDIEKVK; translated from the coding sequence ATGAAATTAAAAAAAGTTTGGAAATTGCTTGCATTGGTGTCACTTATTTTTCTTTTAATTAGCTGTGGTAAAAAGAAAGAAGAGAAACCGTTGGTAATGGGATTATCTCCTATAGCTAATTCAGAAAAGCTTCTTGAGGATGCAGCTCCTTTATATAAAATGTTAGGTGACGATATTGGAAGACCTGTTGAAGGTTATATTGCTACTAACTATATTGGTGTTGTTGAAGCATTGGGAACAGGAACTATTGATTTTGCATTAATACCACCATTTGCATATATTCTTGCAAATAAGAAAAATGGTTCTGAGGCATTATTGACAAGTATTGGAAAAAATGATGAACCTGGATACTATTCTGTTTTACTTGTAAGAACTGATAGTGGAATTGAAAAAGTTGAAGATTTAAAAGGTAAAAAAGTTGCCTTTGTTGATCCATCATCAACTTCAGGATATATTTTCCCAGCAGTTATTCTAATGGATCATGGAATAGATATAGAACAAGATGTTACTTATCAATTTGCTGGTGGACATGATAAGGCATTACAATTATTAATAAATGGTGATGTAGATGCTATAGGAACTTATGAAAGTGCAATTACAAAATTTGCTAAAGAATTCCCAGAAGTAACTGAAAAAGTTAAAGTACTAGAAAAGAGTGATTTAATACCTGGTATAACTTTAACTGTGTCATCAAAACTTGATGATGCTACAAAGCAAAAAATTAAAGATGCCTTTATTAAAGTTACTAATTCAAAAGAAGGACAAGAATTAACTTTAAAATTATTCGGTATAAAAGGTTTTGAAGATGCTAAAGTTGATAATTATAAGCTTATTGAAGATAAACTTAATAAAATGGGTATAGATATAGAAAAAGTTAAATAA
- a CDS encoding YhcH/YjgK/YiaL family protein: MIYGELKDIKNYKGLNKNLDKAIDFIIDKKYLNANFGKNLIEGNSIYFDYPEKVMTRENKDIESEYHKKYADIHIVLEGEEIIGYTSFEDCVETKAYNSEKDIAFVKGENQAEVLLNGKNFALFFPEEVHLPLLKVGEIKEIKKVVFKIEI; encoded by the coding sequence ATGATTTATGGAGAATTAAAAGATATAAAAAACTATAAAGGACTTAATAAAAATTTAGATAAAGCTATTGATTTTATTATTGATAAAAAATACTTAAATGCAAACTTTGGGAAAAACTTAATAGAAGGAAACAGCATTTACTTTGATTACCCTGAAAAAGTTATGACTAGGGAAAATAAAGACATTGAATCAGAATATCATAAAAAATATGCAGATATACATATAGTTCTTGAAGGTGAAGAAATTATTGGATATACATCTTTTGAAGACTGTGTTGAAACTAAAGCATATAATAGTGAAAAAGATATTGCTTTTGTTAAGGGAGAAAATCAAGCAGAAGTCTTATTAAACGGAAAGAACTTTGCATTATTTTTTCCTGAAGAAGTGCATCTTCCTCTTCTAAAAGTTGGAGAAATTAAAGAAATTAAAAAAGTTGTTTTTAAAATTGAAATTTAA
- the nagA gene encoding N-acetylglucosamine-6-phosphate deacetylase, with amino-acid sequence MKKILLKNANLVLENKIEKATVLLCEDKIEKIFLKDSDLSQITYDELIDLEGKYLGPAFVDVHVHGADGADAMDIDEEALRRISKYLAKEGTANFLVTTLTSTKDELKNVLKIAGKLQNKEIDGANIFGVHMEGPYFAVEYKGAQNEKYIKPAGIEELEEYLSVKEGLVKLFSISPHTQENLEAIKYLSDRGVVVSVGHSNASYEAVIKAVDYGLSHATHTFNAMKGFTHRDPGVVGAVFNSDNIMAEIIFDKVHVHPEAVRTLIKIKGVDKVVCVTDAMSATGLAEGKYKLGELDVNVKDGQARLVSNNALAGSVLRMDIAFKNLIDLGYSITDAFKMTSTNAAKEFKLNSGLIKENKDADLVVLDKDYNVCMTIVKGKVKYTN; translated from the coding sequence ATGAAAAAAATATTATTAAAAAATGCAAATTTAGTTTTAGAAAATAAAATAGAAAAAGCTACAGTTTTACTTTGTGAAGACAAAATAGAAAAGATATTTTTAAAAGATTCTGATTTAAGTCAAATTACTTATGATGAACTTATAGATCTAGAGGGGAAATATTTAGGACCTGCCTTTGTAGATGTTCATGTTCATGGAGCAGATGGAGCAGATGCAATGGATATAGATGAAGAAGCTCTAAGAAGAATTTCAAAATATCTAGCCAAAGAAGGAACAGCTAATTTCTTAGTTACAACTTTAACAAGTACAAAAGATGAATTGAAAAATGTTTTAAAAATTGCAGGAAAATTACAAAATAAAGAGATAGATGGAGCTAATATTTTTGGTGTACATATGGAAGGACCTTATTTTGCTGTTGAATATAAGGGTGCTCAAAATGAAAAATACATTAAACCTGCTGGAATAGAAGAACTTGAAGAATATCTATCTGTAAAAGAGGGGTTAGTAAAATTATTCTCTATTTCTCCTCATACTCAAGAAAACTTAGAAGCTATAAAATATTTATCTGATAGAGGAGTGGTTGTTTCTGTAGGACATTCAAATGCAAGTTATGAAGCTGTTATAAAGGCAGTTGACTATGGACTTTCTCATGCGACTCATACATTTAATGCTATGAAAGGATTTACTCATAGAGATCCTGGAGTTGTAGGAGCAGTTTTTAATTCAGATAATATTATGGCTGAAATAATTTTTGACAAGGTTCATGTTCATCCTGAAGCTGTAAGAACTCTTATAAAGATAAAAGGAGTTGATAAGGTAGTATGTGTTACAGATGCTATGTCTGCAACAGGATTGGCTGAAGGTAAATACAAGTTAGGTGAATTAGATGTCAATGTAAAAGATGGACAAGCAAGACTTGTTTCAAATAATGCTTTAGCAGGTAGTGTACTTAGAATGGATATAGCTTTTAAAAATCTAATTGATTTAGGCTATAGTATAACTGATGCTTTTAAAATGACTTCAACTAATGCTGCTAAAGAGTTCAAATTAAACAGTGGACTTATAAAAGAGAATAAAGATGCTGATTTAGTTGTTTTAGATAAAGACTATAATGTATGTATGACTATAGTTAAAGGAAAAGTAAAATACACTAATTAA
- a CDS encoding riboflavin synthase subunit alpha: MEILDKKSNRMSRANSGVSERSEFLDLQRILDFLSLRNLLSNELFFTFYYFATVSFNFLL; encoded by the coding sequence ATGGAAATTTTAGATAAAAAATCAAATAGAATGAGCCGAGCAAATTCAGGAGTGTCTGAACGAAGTGAGTTTCTTGATTTGCAGCGAATTCTTGATTTTTTATCGTTAAGAAATTTACTCAGTAACGAACTATTTTTTACTTTTTATTATTTTGCAACAGTCTCTTTCAATTTCTTATTATAA
- a CDS encoding toxin-antitoxin system YwqK family antitoxin: MKRKNFILTILMFLFVSILSMAVENSTTLSDGLSLIDPTYQEGIKEYKPNLENIDKMFNYIEKNIKQKGRAIFYSKLDQEKKELIVTDENNKIIYTEKLPEKLVEQIPYFETKQIYQLKNGKTLTYSEMNTEMLEKKVKMKSETLMKTKMNKKDAIKILKLAPDLSTSTNNVFSNIEYSKFEVYDTNNNLLQRTYYRNNKMTIEQEVKGNQAKMIYLFDNTNSMSGKLEAYKNGELISIIQIKNFLPEGEVKMFYPSRKLLSTFYIKNGTMDGTMKAFYENGKIRMIGHFKNGKKDGEFIEYEEDGSIIDKALYKNDEMVSQ; encoded by the coding sequence ATGAAGAGAAAAAATTTTATTTTAACTATATTAATGTTTTTATTTGTTAGTATTTTAAGTATGGCAGTGGAAAATTCTACCACTTTATCTGATGGTTTAAGTTTAATTGACCCTACTTACCAAGAAGGAATAAAAGAATATAAACCAAATCTAGAAAATATTGATAAAATGTTTAATTATATAGAAAAAAATATAAAGCAAAAAGGTAGAGCAATTTTTTATAGTAAACTAGATCAAGAAAAAAAAGAATTGATAGTGACTGATGAAAATAATAAGATCATTTATACTGAAAAACTTCCAGAAAAATTAGTAGAACAAATACCTTATTTTGAAACAAAACAAATATATCAATTAAAAAATGGTAAAACTTTAACTTATTCAGAAATGAATACAGAAATGTTAGAAAAAAAAGTAAAAATGAAGTCTGAAACTTTAATGAAGACAAAAATGAATAAAAAAGATGCAATAAAAATATTAAAGCTAGCACCTGATTTAAGTACTTCAACAAATAATGTTTTTTCAAATATTGAATATTCTAAATTTGAAGTTTATGATACAAACAATAATTTACTTCAAAGAACATATTACAGAAATAATAAAATGACAATAGAACAGGAAGTAAAAGGAAATCAAGCTAAAATGATTTATCTTTTTGATAATACCAATTCTATGAGTGGAAAATTAGAAGCATATAAGAATGGTGAGTTAATTAGTATTATACAAATAAAAAACTTTCTTCCTGAAGGTGAAGTAAAAATGTTTTATCCCAGTAGGAAATTATTATCAACATTTTATATAAAAAATGGTACAATGGATGGTACAATGAAGGCTTTTTATGAAAATGGGAAAATAAGGATGATTGGACATTTTAAAAACGGAAAAAAAGATGGCGAATTTATTGAATATGAAGAAGATGGCAGTATTATAGATAAAGCTTTATATAAAAATGATGAAATGGTAAGTCAATAA
- a CDS encoding CPBP family intramembrane glutamic endopeptidase yields MTNKFQSYVDSIQSKSKLKLLLVPILVTILIIVLNQLLIIPFIFIFNDGIKEVLSFSGSSNFVSEAISLFLAIFLMTKISKLSTEQLGFSKDNIATSYLKGAFFGTLQVLSVFLIIFCLNAIDVYYVANIPILIFIKILIFFVFQGLFEEILFRGYLMPMFTKVIGIKFTIILLSFLFTCIHLLNPNLSMIGLTNVFLAGVTFSLIYYYTGNLWLVGAMHTLWNFILGFVVGSYVSGIPTIYSIFFSVPIEGKDLISGGEFGFEASIVETILELGVSLFVIYLIKKEKKGENYE; encoded by the coding sequence ATGACAAACAAATTTCAAAGTTATGTAGACAGCATTCAAAGTAAAAGTAAATTAAAATTATTACTAGTACCAATTTTAGTGACAATTTTAATAATAGTTTTAAATCAACTATTAATAATTCCTTTTATATTTATTTTTAATGATGGTATAAAAGAAGTTTTATCTTTTAGTGGAAGTTCAAATTTTGTAAGTGAAGCTATCTCACTCTTTTTAGCGATATTTTTAATGACAAAAATTTCTAAACTAAGTACTGAGCAATTAGGTTTTTCAAAAGATAATATCGCTACTTCGTATTTAAAGGGAGCTTTCTTTGGAACTTTACAAGTACTAAGTGTTTTCTTAATAATATTTTGCTTAAATGCGATAGACGTTTATTATGTTGCAAATATTCCTATCTTAATATTTATAAAAATACTTATCTTTTTTGTTTTTCAAGGTTTATTTGAAGAAATCTTATTTAGAGGGTATTTAATGCCAATGTTCACAAAGGTGATAGGAATAAAATTTACAATAATATTATTATCATTTCTTTTTACTTGTATTCATCTACTTAATCCCAATCTAAGTATGATTGGTTTAACAAATGTCTTTTTAGCAGGAGTAACATTTAGTTTAATATATTATTATACAGGAAATTTATGGTTAGTTGGAGCTATGCACACTCTTTGGAATTTTATTTTAGGTTTTGTAGTTGGCTCATATGTAAGTGGAATACCTACAATTTACTCTATATTTTTTTCTGTCCCAATTGAAGGTAAAGATTTAATAAGTGGAGGAGAATTTGGTTTTGAAGCTAGTATAGTTGAAACTATACTTGAATTAGGAGTAAGTTTATTTGTTATTTATTTAATAAAAAAAGAGAAAAAAGGTGAAAATTATGAATAA